Genomic window (Lycium barbarum isolate Lr01 chromosome 2, ASM1917538v2, whole genome shotgun sequence):
GGATTCTTTTATTATATATATGAAACATGTTGTCAATTAGAGTTGTATCTATTGCGAAGAACTTGTTTTTTATGCATTGCTGATGATCTCGTTATTGCTATTTCTCCCAAAAGCCTGATGGCCAGATGCCAAGCGACAAGACAGTTGGAGGAGGTGATGATGCATTCAACACCTTCTTCAGCGAAACTGGAGCAGGAAAGCACGTCCCTCGTGCTGTCTTTGTGGATCTTGAGCCTACTGTCATTGATGAAGTCAGGACAGGAACATACAGGCAGCTCTTTCACCCTGAGCAGCTCATCAGTGGCAAAGAGGATGCAGCCAACAACTTTGCCCGTGGACATTATACAAGTAAATATTTGTAGCTTATTGCAGCACTGAATTTGGTTTAGTTCAGCTTGATCAAATTCTTATGTTTGTCTTTTTGTCTTGTTTTCAGTTGGGAAGGAGATAGTTGATCTCTGCTTGGATCGTATCAGGAAGCTTGCCGATAACTGTACTGGTCTTCAAGGTTTCTTGGTTTTCAATGCTGTTGGTGGTGGAACTGGTTCAGGTCTTGGGTCACTTCTGCTGGAGCGTCTCTCTGTGGACTATGGCAAGAAATCAAAACTTGGTTTCACCATTTATCCATCACCACAGGTCTCAACATCTGTGGTTGAACCTTACAACAGTGTCCTGTCAACTCACTCCCTTCTTGAGCACACTGATGTTGCAGTTCTTCTTGACAATGAGGCTATCTATGACATTTGCAGGCGCTCATTGGACATTGAGCGCCCCACATACACAAATCTGAACCGCCTTATTTCACAGGTATTGATTGTTATACTATATGCACTTTGTTTGACTGCAAAGTTTCTTTAGTTGGGGTATTAATTTTCGTGCAATCTATGCAGGTTATTTCTTCATTGACTGCTTCTTTAAGGTTTGATGGAGCCCTGAATGTTGATGTGAATGAATTCCAGACCAACCTTGTTCCCTACCCCAGGATTCATTTTATGCTTTCATCCTATGCTCCTGTAATTTCAGCTGAGAAAGCCTACCACGAGCAGCTGTCAGTTGCAGAGATCACCAACAGTGCTTTTGAGCCATCTTCTATGATGGTCAAGTGTGATCCTCGCCACGGCAAGTACATGGCTTGCTGCCTTATGTTCCGTGGTGATGTTGTGCCAAAGGATGTGAATGCTGCAGTGGCTACCATCAAGACTAAGCGCACCATCCAATTTGTTGACTGGTGCCCTACTGGATTCAAGTGTGGTATCAATTATCAGCCACCAACTGTTGTTCCTGGAGGTGATCTTGCCAAGGTGCAAAGGGCTGTATGTATGATATCCAACTCAACCAGTGTTGCTGAAGTCTTCTCACGCATTGATCACAAGTTCGATCTGATGTATGCCAAGCGTGCTTTTGTGCACTGGTATGTTGGTGAGGGTATGGAGGAAGGTGAGTTCAGTGAAGCACGTGAAGATCTGGCTGCTCTGGAGAAGGATTACGAGGAGGTTGGTGCTGAATTGGATGAAGGAGAAGATGATGATAATGAGGAATACTAAAAATGTGATGCACTGCTTTTGTCTGTTGTGTTATTTTGTTCAGTGTTCTTCAGTTGCTGCCTTTTAGATACATCCACTGCTATTTTGTATTTCAATGGTGTCTTGCATTGTGAAATGACTTCTGCTGCTATGACAGTTAAAACTTGCTTGTTTGTGTAAGGCTTCTTTGCCTTTCATTTTCTCTCTATATTTCTTCAAATGTTTCAGTTTCTCCATCGCTTCCTTGTGGAACGGCAGATACATTTCTGATTGAACCCTAATAATATTAAAATAGAGCAAGTTTCACTGGGAGAGCCAAATAGTATGAGTTTGCTTATCGTTTTGAGGTCTTTTATTTTTCACTAGTGACAATATTCAGCTTGACTCGAAAAGGGTAATTTGACAACTATTTTGGGCTCGGAGGGAGTAGGTTTTGCACGTTATCCCCTACTATACGTCTCACTAAGTATAATTTCTCttataattattaaaaaatttcaaatttcatGTCACTCACACATATAGGAAGGGAACAATCTTAATTCCCAAGAAGGCAAGAAGTCTGGGTTTAGCTATATCAACTCTTTTTGCCGATTTCGATCCAATTACTTTTGCAACTCGAGTGTCTCACTATCTCTGCTACATCTTGGCAGtcagattcatacctttttctctGAAGATGGCCATAATTTGCATACCCTACCTTGATTTCAATCAAAGTTCGAACCTTTTGTGAATTTTCAGTTCTTGGAATCTACCACATATTTCTACTGGTACAAGCAGCTGATTTCACTTTCTTACAATTCCAAATCTTATCATCTCCAGGTTTCGGATTTCTTATGAGCAAATTATGCTTCTTCCTTCATCAGTTGCTCCTTTTTTCTTCCAAACTAATCCATCCAAtaagccaatttttttttatcaaaatcaGCCAGAGAATTCTTGACTCATttgttgaaaaataaaaataattctgGTGTTGAGAAGGCCATAAACACAGTTAAGGCTAAACTAGATGCTAGATGTGTTAATGAAGTTTTAGAGAAATGCGCGGTTGATGATCCCCAAATGGGTCTCAGATTCTTCATCTGGGCTGGCCTTTGTCCCAGCTATAGGCACAGCACTTACATGTTTAGTAGAGCTTATAAACTGCTTGGCATTGATCCTGAAACACGAATTATTCAAGATGTCATTGAGGCTTATAGGCTGCAGAATTATTATGTTCCTGTAAGTGCCAAGATGTTTAAGGTTATATTGAAAATGTGTAGAGAGGGGAATGATGCTACCTTGGGCTTGTGGGTTTTGAGGAAAATGAAAGAGTCTGCCACCCAGACACGACAATGTACAATGCAGTTATTGGATTGTTATGTGACAAAGGCGATATGAATGATGCAATGGGGTTGATGAGAGAGATGGATTTGATTCATCTTAATCCTGATCATTAAGGGATTGTCTGAGGTCGGTAGTTTAGAAGAAGTTTGTGGATTAATCAGCATGAGGGAATATGGATGTATACCAAATACGGTGACCTATTCAGCTCTTCTAGATGGGATTTTGAAGTTTGGAACTTGGAAGTTTGGAAAAGGCACTTGAATTGTTGAGAGAAATGGAAAAAGACGGGGGCAGTGTAAGCCCAACATCCTTACTTATACTACTGTGGTTCAAAATTTTGTTGAGAAAGGTCAATCGATAGAGGCATTAAGTATTTTGGACCAGTTGAAGGATTTTGGTTGTAAACCAAATAGGGCACTTGTCTGTACTTTGATTCAGGGTCTTTGCAACGACGGGCATGTAGATGAAGCTCATAAAGTCATCAACAAAGTCGTGGAAAGTGGTATTTCATATGATTCTTGCTATAGTTTTCTAGTTTTATCACTGTTTCGGATTGGAAAACTCGAGAAGGCAGAAATAGTTTTTAGGAGAATGTTGGATGGCGGCCTAAAACCTGATGGCTTGACTTCAAGCGCAATAATAAGATGGTTGTGTCAGCAGAGTCGAATACTTGATGGATATAAGTGGATTGATGCGGTTGAGCAGTCTTCAATCGATTCTgatacttagagcctgtttggatgggcttatgcctataagctgcaaacagcttataagctaaaaaaaataagttggggtagtctaacttattttttttggcttataagttgttttcagcttataagctgctttagataatctaagtcaaatgggcctaattatttttttgagcttattttaagcacaaaatgactttaagctggccagccaaacactcaaaaaaactgaaaacagcttataagcaacttatatgcaacttataagccaatccaaacaggctcttattcTATCCTTATggctaggggtgttcatggttcggtttgggtcggttattggttaaaaccataaccaaatcaatttaatcggtttttaaatgtctaaaaccataaccaaaccaagtaaaataataaccactggtttggttattgtcgatttggttcggtttggtttggtttttcggtttatgactagccgtgacaattcaaatattctctctctacattcttcaaatttcttatgaaactctttttttctcatagcccacaagggtgaactttgctgcatattggGGGATagacacgctgttggcaaatcaggtggaccaaacttgcaacgcagtttagattcaaaagaacaagtcaaacagaggtttcaaaatacaaacaacccttatgcttacgacttattagagttgagcttggattgttggacatattcttttaagacatgagccttaaaaataagtagaccaaaattaaattaataattaaaaggtataaaatatctttaattatttataaaaagctaatattatacatataaataattataaattttatgtatattattatcggtttggttcggttatttattcggttattttttactataaccataaccaaaccaaatattatcggtttttcaaatttaaaaccaaaccaaaccaaactaaaccaaatgtcggttattttattcggtttggttaaattttcggtttgattttggttttaaccaaaactgtgaacagccctactTATGGCCTGTGCGAGGAAAATCATATTGTTGAATCTGTAAAGCTTGCAAGTATAATGGTAGGTAAAGGAATTCAGCTAAAAGGTCCGTATGTTAAGAATGTAATCGAATGTCTTCAAGCATTGGTAACATTAAGAGCTGCTCGTACTTGTGAACCAAACAGTCACCTTTATATACACATAATTTTTCAATCCATGTTAATGATTGAACAGCCAGTAGTCGACTCTTGTGTAGTATAAATTCCGGGGGACTACTGTATGATCACTTACAAAATTGGGTGATATTCAAACTAGAATTTTTTTCATTTGCAATAATCAGATGAGGTACGGAATATTACGATAGCTGTCCTCATTATGCTTGCTTTCACTGTTCTTACCTGATAATAGTGTGAATAGAGTATTCTGCTTCTTCTTCCAGCTAAAATTCTCTTAGCTGTCAATGATCTTTTGTGAGTTATTATGCTTCAAGTATTGATTGCTCTCTGCATCTGGAAATTAAATTGGAATAGGGAAAGGATTTGGATGAAAAA
Coding sequences:
- the LOC132627695 gene encoding tubulin alpha chain, producing MRECISIHIGQAGIQVGNACWELYCLEHGIQPDGQMPSDKTVGGGDDAFNTFFSETGAGKHVPRAVFVDLEPTVIDEVRTGTYRQLFHPEQLISGKEDAANNFARGHYTIGKEIVDLCLDRIRKLADNCTGLQGFLVFNAVGGGTGSGLGSLLLERLSVDYGKKSKLGFTIYPSPQVSTSVVEPYNSVLSTHSLLEHTDVAVLLDNEAIYDICRRSLDIERPTYTNLNRLISQVISSLTASLRFDGALNVDVNEFQTNLVPYPRIHFMLSSYAPVISAEKAYHEQLSVAEITNSAFEPSSMMVKCDPRHGKYMACCLMFRGDVVPKDVNAAVATIKTKRTIQFVDWCPTGFKCGINYQPPTVVPGGDLAKVQRAVCMISNSTSVAEVFSRIDHKFDLMYAKRAFVHWYVGEGMEEGEFSEAREDLAALEKDYEEVGAELDEGEDDDNEEY